The nucleotide window ATCGACTCAACATTTTGCACATATTATACTCCTGATACTCCTCGGATACAGGCCGGATTTTTTACATTCCACAATCTTATAATTTAGCATAAACGTCGACACACACGATGGTGAGCAATTACCAAAAGTTagcgtgatttttttctttccatctaCGTGtacataataaaaaattaaaatccgGATAGCACTGATATTCAGTACTTTTTTCCAGACAAAATACCTCATTTTTGAACTATTAATTATGAAAAGAAGAGTAAAACACGAGAAAGATCACGATTATCAGGGTCTATAATCATTTCTTTCTTGgtttaatacattttttttttctagaccAGTTACACGGATAAGGGGCCAAAAGTGAGTAGAACCCAGAAGTACAAGTAGGCAATTCAACGTATGATTTATCTAACTGCTGGATTTATCATTTCAGCCAAAAGGGGGAAAATTCCTGAACTTCGATCACTTGACATTCTGGGTCGGTAATGCAAAGCAGGTGAGAACCTCACTTTTACACTGCTTACTCGTCGATTAAGATTACCGATAAGATTCAACTGTGATAAATGGGGAAAATACAGATTtagattcaattttcaaataattatattgcgATCGATTCAACTAATTTCAAAAAGTTGACTCAAACTGATCCCTCGTAACTGTTGAATAGGCGGCTAGCTTTTACTGTGCGAGAATGGGGTTTGAACCCGTGGGCTACCGTGGTTTGGAGACTGGCACACGGGACAAAGCATCGCACGCAGTCCGACAAAATAAGGTAAACCAACTATCAAATAGTGTAAGAATATAAGAATTGTGTCTTAAGCTTGTATCACTTCGTCTTCATCCCATTTGTAGATTGTCTTTATATTCGAGTCAGCCTACGAGCCTGACAACGAGGAAATGGCGGTTCAGCTTTCTCGGCACGGCGACGGAGTTCATGATGTGGCCTTTACCGTTGAAGACATCTACACCATCGTCAAGGTGCATTGAATTCAGTATAACTAATAGTTTGTTACCAAGGCACAGAATTTCCTGACGATCGTCTCTCCACGAAAAGTATTTTCAAGCGTTAATATAATCCAACAATACTATTTTTGTGTCTAGATCGCAAGGGAGCATGGTGCAAAAATCGTGCGCGATGTGTGGGAAGAACAAGACGAATTTGGCATCGTCCGGTTTGCCATTGTTAAGACTGTGAGTTGACAACTAAATATAAGTTATCTTGACAACGATGAGCACACAGGACACGATTTACATCCATTTGCATTATTTGTGGTGAAAATGTTAACCGATTAGGAAATGCTGTCATTGTAAGATTAATCATTATCAAATATACTGTTAGTATGGAGATACGCAACATACGTTTGTGGACAGAAGTAACTACACGGGCCCATTCCTTCCCGGGTTCAAGGCCACAAAGAAGGACCCAATTGCAGCACTCctgtgagttgaaaaatttcagcacCTAGTCATTGGGGCGTAGACATTAACGAGTGTTAAATGGATTGCTACTTATTCTGATTGCAGGCCACCTGTTAAACTAAATTTTATTGATCACGTTGTTGGAAATCAGCCGGATAATGAGATGGAAAATATTGCGAAATGGTTAGTAACAATTACGAATGGTAATTTTACTACATATGATGTTTACGTTTGTGTAGGCGATGAGAAAAGAAGTAAACATGCTAAACCAATAAtcaaaaaaagtatatataatTGCATCGATAGGACTAAGACTGTAAAATTCTTATGTGACTAAATTGTGGATTTGTCATTTAACGTGTAATCGTAAACTGCCCTTAGGTATGAACAGTGTCTACAATTCCACAGATTTTGGTCAGTGGATGACACGCAACTGCACACTGAGTATTCCGCGCTCAGATCTATAGTCGTAACAAACTGGGAAGAGACTGTGAAAATGCCAATCAATGAACCAGCACCAGGGAAGAAACGATCTCAGATTCAAGAATTCGTTGAATATTACGGAGGAGCTGGTGTTCAGCACATAGCTCTGAATACCAGTGACATAATTGCAGCCGTAAGTTAAGTTTTCTGCAAAGTAAAAGAAACATTTGATCATCAGGAAGCCGACAATTTTCTTGCTTAACGTATCAAACATTAAATAacagatataaaattttcttttttcaaggTTTTCATAAAACAATATGAACACTTTATTTGGAATTTAGTGATATTAGATTTTAACTTTGGCGATAGATACATAAAATACTTGTAAGCATTAGGTTTGATCGATCCTTATTAAGAATCAAATCGTGCGACATAAGTAtactatgtatgtatttatataaattacgtaAGAATTAAATGATTTATGTGTTTGGGACTATAGATTGAAAACCTGCGTATCCGAGGTATGGAATTCCTCGATGTACCGGATAGCTACTACGAAATGTTGAAGGATCGTCTTAAAAATAGCAGCGTCCAAATTACAGAGGACTTGAGTATACTGCAGgtgaaatgataatttttgaatGCTAAGTGCACTGTTAATAACAAAACATATGCCGGAatgatttttaatcaattattaaaattcatttcatagAAATTGAAGATTCTTATCGACTACGACGACGATGGTTACCTGCtgcaaatatttacaaaaaatatgcAGGATAGACCAACACTGTTTATAGAAATCATTCAGCGACACAATCACAACGTTAGTAAATTTTATCATATCATGCTGGGTATTTTCAATCCATAAATGTCAATAAaaacgttaataatttttttacagggATTCGGAGCTGGGAATTTCCAAGCCTTGTTTGAAGCTATTGAAGTTGAACAAGCAAAACGTGGAAACCTCTAAAACttcgaaaaagtttcaacaatatttaataataattaaatgttGAAATGCCATTTCCAGTACGTTGCTTTTGTGATTAAGTTATATTTTATAAGCTATGTAGCACTTTTTATAATAAACTGAATGCTTTTGACGCGAACCGAACTCTTCAACATTACCCTGTTTTAAGTAGCAATGAATACACGGAACGTTAGCAAACGTTATATACCGAGATCATTATGGcacactaaaaaaaaaaaaaactacaagcTTATTCGGTTGTGTAACGAATTTGTAGTCTCATTAACAATAAACACTCGGAATCCAGTGCTTGAAAACATTTCaagttaattattataaaacagATAAAG belongs to Neodiprion lecontei isolate iyNeoLeco1 chromosome 5, iyNeoLeco1.1, whole genome shotgun sequence and includes:
- the LOC107227495 gene encoding 4-hydroxyphenylpyruvate dioxygenase isoform X1, yielding MTSYTDKGPKPKGGKFLNFDHLTFWVGNAKQAASFYCARMGFEPVGYRGLETGTRDKASHAVRQNKIVFIFESAYEPDNEEMAVQLSRHGDGVHDVAFTVEDIYTIVKIAREHGAKIVRDVWEEQDEFGIVRFAIVKTYGDTQHTFVDRSNYTGPFLPGFKATKKDPIAALLPPVKLNFIDHVVGNQPDNEMENIAKWYEQCLQFHRFWSVDDTQLHTEYSALRSIVVTNWEETVKMPINEPAPGKKRSQIQEFVEYYGGAGVQHIALNTSDIIAAIENLRIRGMEFLDVPDSYYEMLKDRLKNSSVQITEDLSILQKLKILIDYDDDGYLLQIFTKNMQDRPTLFIEIIQRHNHNGFGAGNFQALFEAIEVEQAKRGNL
- the LOC107227495 gene encoding 4-hydroxyphenylpyruvate dioxygenase isoform X3, which encodes MTSYTDKGPKPKGGKFLNFDHLTFWVGNAKQAASFYCARMGFEPVGYRGLETGTRDKASHAVRQNKIVFIFESAYEPDNEEMAVQLSRHGDGVHDVAFTVEDIYTIVKIAREHGAKIVRDVWEEQDEFGIVRFAIVKTYGDTQHTFVDRSNYTGPFLPGFKATKKDPIAALLPPVKLNFIDHVVGNQPDNEMENIAKWYEQCLQFHRFWSVDDTQLHTEYSALRSIVVTNWEETVKMPINEPAPGKKRSQIQEFVEYYGGAGVQHIALNTSDIIAAIENLRIRGMEFLDVPDSYYEMLKDRLKNSSVQITEDLSILQGFGAGNFQALFEAIEVEQAKRGNL
- the LOC107227495 gene encoding 4-hydroxyphenylpyruvate dioxygenase isoform X2 encodes the protein MGFEPVGYRGLETGTRDKASHAVRQNKIVFIFESAYEPDNEEMAVQLSRHGDGVHDVAFTVEDIYTIVKIAREHGAKIVRDVWEEQDEFGIVRFAIVKTYGDTQHTFVDRSNYTGPFLPGFKATKKDPIAALLPPVKLNFIDHVVGNQPDNEMENIAKWYEQCLQFHRFWSVDDTQLHTEYSALRSIVVTNWEETVKMPINEPAPGKKRSQIQEFVEYYGGAGVQHIALNTSDIIAAIENLRIRGMEFLDVPDSYYEMLKDRLKNSSVQITEDLSILQKLKILIDYDDDGYLLQIFTKNMQDRPTLFIEIIQRHNHNGFGAGNFQALFEAIEVEQAKRGNL